The genomic interval GACAATTCATCGTCGGCGACGCCGGCGCGCTCCCACAAGGCTCGTAACTCGGTCGCATCCCGCGGGGCCGGGCAATCGAACAGAGCAGTCAACGCGCGAACCACCATGGAGTGCAGGCGGGTGCCATCGTCCAGGTCGTGCGGGTCGGCCAATAGGTTCTCCGCGAAGATTGGCAAAGGTGTTCCTGCACTGGGCAATACCCGCAGCACCGACAGCGCACGCGCTAGTTCGACTCTGGTCCGCTCAGCGGATCCTCCGATCAAACCGGTGCGCCGCATGGCCTCCGCCCAATCCCGCAAAGCCGGCTGCGAGCGTACAACTTCATGATCGGAGAGCCACTCCCACAATTGATTTCGTTCGCGCTCGGCCCACTGACGTTCGGCCGCCAGGTCTCCGATCGGCCCGATGAGCTTTGTCACGACAGCACGCGAATCCGATCCGGTCGCTGCGCGCAGCACGGTGTCCAGTTCCGCCAGTCCGACGTTCCGATACTCCCCGGGTAATCGAGGCAACCCGAACAGATCTGCGAGCGCCTCCTGCTGACGGAGGTCCAGGGGGCCGACCTTCACCCGCTGCACCGGACGCCCCGTGGACAACCGCCGGTGCAGCACCTCCCACAATGGCGCCAGATGAGGGGACAGCTGGTGGACTGTCCGGCGCATCGAGGAATCCATCGCGCTATTCTCGCGCAGGGTCAGCAGCGCGGGGTCAGCAAATCATCCAGCCTCCGACTACCGCACAGGATCTCGCCCGCGAGTCAGCGTGCAATGCCCGTCGTTGCACGCTCGACGCAACCGTCCGCGCGAGATCGTCTGAACGAGACCGATCGCCCAGCAGGCAGGGCACCCGCGCACCGCGACGAGCCCGAGCGGTGCCACAGCAGGCTCACCGGTCCCCTCACGGGCGTCAGCGCGAACGACGCGATCAACGCGCCGAGTCCGACGAATCCGACGAATCCTCTGACGAGGTGCCGGGGCACGGACGCACTGGCAAAAGTGCGTTCCCCGGTCCTCATTTCAAGTCCGACGGGTCACTCAGCGCGCTCTGCAGTGCGGCTTGATCATGTACCGGCCTGGTTGCCGGTACGCAGACTAGAGGGTCTGGCTCGGTGAAAGGATTCAGCAGTTCGCGGCGAGCAGTTGACGTTCCAGTCTGCGGATGCGAGTTTCGAGGCCGGAGTGCTGGCTCGTGTTGGACTGGCTCAGTTCGCGTTCGGCGCGGTC from Nocardia goodfellowii carries:
- a CDS encoding TIGR02679 family protein, with amino-acid sequence MDSSMRRTVHQLSPHLAPLWEVLHRRLSTGRPVQRVKVGPLDLRQQEALADLFGLPRLPGEYRNVGLAELDTVLRAATGSDSRAVVTKLIGPIGDLAAERQWAERERNQLWEWLSDHEVVRSQPALRDWAEAMRRTGLIGGSAERTRVELARALSVLRVLPSAGTPLPIFAENLLADPHDLDDGTRLHSMVVRALTALFDCPAPRDATELRALWERAGVADDELSSTVLVAGRPTGAGSVAGQLLGLCADAGIAGVLTLQQLRAAGRVEVAADVVWVVENPSVLAMALKRFGARCPPLVCISGWPSSAGVRLLEMLTQAGAELRYHGDFDGEGLRIAANVVARLGASPWRMSSADYLQAAGGGPPVGRVTAVPWDDDLAGHMQRHGRAVPEERVVEFLLADIAP